A genomic window from Flavobacterium sp. I3-2 includes:
- a CDS encoding diphosphomevalonate/mevalonate 3,5-bisphosphate decarboxylase family protein, protein MTNFQEFITQTNHKLSSGNFKFSAPSNIALVKYWGKKDNQIPANPSLSFTLSNCKTITSLTFVSKETKGISFDLLFEGQPKESFRPKIQKYFERILPYCPYIEDYHFTIDTQNTFPHSSGIASSASGMAAISANIIALEKELVSDKDENYFLQKASFLARLGSGSACRSIKGEMVVWGKTESIANSSDAYGIEFDYEVHSNFKNYQDSILLVDKGEKQVSSTVGHELMFGHPFAEQRFVQAHENIAKLKAIFASGDLTEFIKIVESEALTLHAMMMTSMPYFILMKPNTLEIINAIWKFRNETQVPVCFTLDAGANVHVLYPENVKDQVQDFIANELSKFCQNNQYIHDFVGNGVENLTQ, encoded by the coding sequence ATGACAAATTTTCAAGAATTCATTACACAAACAAATCATAAATTAAGTAGCGGAAATTTTAAATTCTCAGCACCAAGTAATATTGCTTTGGTAAAATACTGGGGTAAAAAAGATAATCAAATTCCGGCAAATCCTTCATTGAGTTTCACCTTAAGTAATTGCAAAACCATTACTTCGTTAACTTTTGTATCGAAAGAAACCAAAGGAATCAGTTTTGATTTGTTGTTTGAAGGGCAACCAAAGGAATCCTTTCGTCCGAAAATTCAAAAATATTTCGAACGTATTTTACCATATTGCCCATATATTGAAGATTATCATTTTACTATAGATACTCAAAATACATTTCCGCACAGTTCCGGAATTGCATCTTCTGCTTCTGGAATGGCTGCTATTTCTGCAAACATCATCGCTTTAGAAAAAGAATTGGTTTCAGATAAAGATGAAAATTATTTCTTGCAAAAAGCATCATTCTTGGCTCGTTTAGGTTCAGGAAGTGCTTGTCGTAGTATTAAAGGAGAAATGGTGGTTTGGGGAAAAACTGAAAGTATTGCAAATAGTTCTGATGCTTACGGAATTGAATTTGATTACGAGGTGCATTCCAATTTTAAAAACTACCAAGATTCTATTTTGTTGGTTGATAAAGGGGAAAAGCAAGTTTCAAGTACCGTTGGGCACGAATTGATGTTTGGTCATCCGTTTGCAGAGCAACGTTTCGTTCAAGCGCATGAAAACATCGCTAAGTTGAAAGCTATTTTTGCTTCTGGAGATTTAACTGAGTTTATTAAAATCGTAGAAAGTGAAGCTTTGACGTTACACGCAATGATGATGACTTCGATGCCGTATTTTATTTTGATGAAGCCAAATACATTAGAAATTATCAATGCCATTTGGAAATTCAGAAATGAAACACAAGTTCCCGTTTGTTTTACTTTAGATGCTGGTGCAAATGTACATGTTTTATATCCAGAAAATGTAAAAGATCAAGTACAAGATTTTATTGCAAACGAACTTTCTAAATTCTGTCAAAACAACCAATATATTCACGATTTTGTTGGAAATGGTGTTGAAAATTTAACTCAATAA
- a CDS encoding cysteine-rich CWC family protein: MKESCTHCHKPLECKADDIQNCDCQKVELLDETVAFLYEKTDHDCLCNDCLKKFDEMMKFSMENKFPKRQSEMVEGLHFYMENGFFVFTEMYHFLKGRCCKNGCRHCVYGIHK; this comes from the coding sequence ATGAAAGAAAGTTGTACACATTGTCATAAACCTTTGGAGTGTAAAGCAGATGATATTCAAAATTGCGACTGCCAAAAGGTTGAATTACTTGATGAAACGGTTGCTTTCTTGTACGAAAAAACCGACCACGATTGTTTATGTAACGATTGTTTGAAGAAATTCGATGAGATGATGAAGTTTTCTATGGAAAATAAATTTCCGAAACGCCAATCAGAAATGGTTGAAGGTTTGCACTTTTATATGGAAAACGGATTTTTTGTGTTTACTGAAATGTATCATTTCTTAAAAGGAAGATGTTGTAAAAACGGTTGCAGACATTGTGTTTACGGAATACATAAATAG
- a CDS encoding mevalonate kinase — translation MKGPLFYSKILLFGEYGIIKDSKGLSIPYNYYNGALKITAEPTDESVKSNASLRAFAAHLKQMQAENPELVTFNMQTLERDIENGMYFDSSIPQGYGVGSSGALVAAIYDQYANDKVTVLENLTREKLLQLKAIFGKMESFFHGTSSGLDPLNSYLSLPILINSKDNVEPTGIPSQKEEGKGGVFLIDSEMVGETAPMVNIFMDNLKNEGFRSMMKSQFTKYTDAAVENFLKGDFKTLYSNTKELSKIALSHFKPMIPEKFHGVWQQGIESNDYYLKLCGSGGGGYILGFAPDFEKAKEALKDYKLELVYKF, via the coding sequence ATGAAAGGACCATTATTTTACTCAAAAATTCTTCTATTTGGAGAATACGGAATTATCAAAGACTCCAAAGGGCTTTCGATTCCGTATAACTATTACAATGGTGCATTGAAAATTACAGCCGAACCAACGGATGAATCTGTAAAATCAAACGCAAGTTTGCGTGCTTTTGCTGCTCATTTAAAACAAATGCAAGCAGAAAATCCTGAATTAGTAACTTTCAATATGCAAACTTTAGAGCGTGATATTGAAAACGGAATGTATTTCGATTCTAGTATTCCGCAAGGATATGGTGTTGGAAGTAGTGGTGCTTTAGTAGCTGCTATTTACGACCAATATGCGAATGATAAAGTTACTGTGTTAGAGAATTTAACACGTGAAAAATTACTTCAATTAAAAGCTATTTTCGGAAAAATGGAATCGTTCTTTCACGGAACGTCTTCAGGTTTAGACCCGTTAAATAGTTATTTAAGTTTACCAATTTTAATCAATTCAAAAGATAACGTTGAACCTACCGGGATTCCATCTCAAAAAGAAGAAGGAAAAGGTGGTGTTTTCTTAATCGATTCTGAAATGGTTGGGGAAACGGCTCCGATGGTAAATATCTTTATGGATAATTTAAAGAACGAAGGTTTCAGAAGTATGATGAAATCTCAGTTTACTAAATATACCGATGCAGCTGTTGAAAACTTCTTAAAAGGTGATTTTAAAACACTTTACAGTAATACAAAAGAACTTTCTAAAATAGCTTTAAGTCATTTTAAACCTATGATTCCTGAGAAATTCCACGGAGTTTGGCAACAAGGAATCGAATCTAACGACTACTATTTGAAACTTTGCGGTTCTGGAGGTGGAGGTTACATTTTAGGTTTTGCTCCTGACTTTGAAAAAGCGAAAGAAGCTTTAAAAGATTATAAATTAGAATTGGTTTACAAATTCTAA
- a CDS encoding geranylgeranylglycerol-phosphate geranylgeranyltransferase: MLSRKQKIILKKLFSIFSVVRGYNIAVVVLAQYLASIFIFGSHLRALDVVLNFQLFLIILSSSFAIASGYIINNFYDSEKDLINRPNKYNIDRFVSKATQFKIYFALNFLSAGLAFVVSWRAAVFISVYIFLIWFYSHKLKKFPIIGNLTASLLVVLPFFEILMYFKNFSFGIFVHAAFLYLIILIREMVKDLENLPGDFANNYQTIPVRFGIKTAKRIITFLTILTVVPGMILIQYFEIGYMAYYFYFSLIMLMIFLVQLWQSKTKKAYNALHVSLKLLLILGILSIALINPKVILHGKELIEPLI; encoded by the coding sequence ATGCTTTCTCGAAAACAGAAAATAATTTTAAAGAAATTATTCAGTATATTTTCGGTTGTTCGAGGGTATAATATTGCTGTTGTAGTTTTAGCTCAATATTTAGCATCGATTTTTATCTTTGGTTCGCATTTACGTGCCTTAGACGTAGTTTTGAATTTTCAACTTTTTTTGATAATTCTGAGTTCGTCTTTTGCAATTGCATCTGGATACATCATTAATAATTTTTACGATTCTGAAAAAGATTTAATCAATCGGCCGAACAAATATAACATCGACCGCTTTGTTAGTAAAGCTACGCAATTCAAAATCTATTTTGCTTTAAATTTTTTAAGTGCAGGATTGGCTTTTGTGGTTTCTTGGCGCGCAGCTGTTTTTATTTCGGTTTATATTTTCTTGATTTGGTTTTATTCGCATAAACTAAAGAAGTTTCCGATTATAGGTAATTTAACAGCATCCTTGTTGGTTGTTTTGCCTTTTTTTGAAATATTGATGTACTTCAAGAATTTTAGTTTTGGAATTTTTGTTCATGCAGCTTTTCTTTATTTGATTATTTTGATTCGTGAAATGGTAAAAGATTTAGAAAATTTACCAGGTGATTTTGCAAATAATTATCAAACTATTCCTGTTCGTTTTGGAATCAAAACAGCCAAACGAATCATTACTTTCTTAACTATTTTGACCGTAGTTCCTGGAATGATTTTAATCCAATATTTCGAAATCGGATATATGGCTTATTATTTTTATTTCAGTTTAATTATGTTAATGATTTTCTTGGTTCAATTGTGGCAATCAAAAACAAAAAAAGCTTACAATGCGTTGCACGTAAGCTTGAAATTATTATTGATTTTAGGAATTTTATCTATTGCTTTAATCAATCCAAAAGTAATTCTTCATGGGAAAGAATTAATTGAACCTTTGATTTAA
- a CDS encoding pseudouridine synthase, with product MSTGRGNNNRGGNDRKKPSGPPRKTSSKKKKSDKKPFASKNVFSGSSPYKSDRKPFVKGNQETPEQPKKAVLKKVSDDIRLNKYIANSGVCSRRDADLYIQSGNVTVNGEVVTEMGYKVKPNDKVVFDGVTLNPEKKVYVLLNKPKGFSTSEDDNVSSAYDLVRNASKYLLKPVGRMDKNTVGLLLFTNDNEMIQKFTNDAQRSSKLYQVSLDKNLKYEDLEKIQKGVYIKEHKVWVEDVNYVENEPKSEVGIKLKTSNVKIVRAVFESLGYNVLKQDRVMFAGLTKWGVTRGQWRFLTEQEVINLKNI from the coding sequence ATGAGTACAGGAAGAGGAAATAATAATAGAGGAGGGAACGATAGAAAAAAGCCATCAGGACCACCAAGAAAAACATCTTCAAAGAAAAAAAAATCAGATAAGAAACCTTTCGCTTCAAAAAATGTTTTTAGCGGAAGTTCTCCATATAAATCAGACCGTAAACCTTTTGTAAAAGGAAATCAAGAAACTCCAGAACAACCTAAAAAAGCGGTTCTTAAAAAAGTTTCTGACGATATTCGTTTAAACAAATACATTGCAAATTCGGGAGTTTGTTCGCGTCGTGATGCTGATTTGTATATCCAATCAGGTAACGTAACAGTTAACGGCGAAGTGGTAACCGAAATGGGTTATAAAGTTAAACCAAACGATAAAGTGGTTTTTGACGGAGTTACTTTAAACCCTGAAAAGAAAGTTTATGTTTTATTAAACAAGCCAAAAGGATTTTCTACATCTGAAGATGATAATGTTTCTAGTGCTTACGATTTGGTTCGTAATGCATCTAAATATTTATTGAAGCCCGTTGGTCGTATGGATAAAAATACAGTCGGATTGTTGTTGTTTACCAATGATAACGAAATGATTCAGAAGTTTACTAACGATGCGCAGCGTTCTTCTAAATTATATCAAGTGAGTTTAGATAAAAACTTGAAATATGAAGATTTAGAAAAAATTCAAAAAGGAGTTTATATCAAAGAACACAAAGTTTGGGTTGAAGATGTTAACTATGTTGAAAACGAACCGAAAAGCGAAGTGGGTATCAAGTTGAAAACATCGAACGTAAAAATTGTACGTGCGGTTTTTGAAAGTTTAGGTTACAACGTTTTAAAACAAGACCGTGTAATGTTTGCTGGATTAACCAAATGGGGAGTTACTCGCGGACAATGGCGTTTCTTAACAGAACAAGAGGTAATTAACCTTAAAAATATTTAG
- a CDS encoding M3 family metallopeptidase produces MNKKTFLILTTVIGMSVASCKKENTVATSGHDNPLIANWETPYQTPPFELIKNEHFEPAILEGIKEQQKEIDAIVNSKEPATFENTIVALDNSGELLGRVASVFYNLSSTDTNDTLQKIAQDLAPKMSEHSDNINLNEKLFERIKKVYNDYSIGGNEKPVLTSEQKMLLDNTYKRFVRSGANLSAADKDKLRKLNSELSLLNLKYGDNLLAETNAYELVIDKKEDLAGLPNEIIEAAAVEAKAKGKEGKWVFTLSNSSVMPFLQYSSNRGLRQQIWNAYQKRGNNDNANDNKEITTKIANLRMEKAQLLGYKNHAAYVLEESMAKNPENVNALLNKLWLPALEKAKVEASDIAAMMRKEGINEDVTPADWRYYSEKIRKERFDLDEQEMKPYFSIDQVRDGVFKVTENLYGLKFKEVTNLPKYHNEVTTWEVTEKDGTLIGILYMDMFPRVSKRGGAWMTSFRDQEMLDGKRRIPVISIVCNFTKPTADAPALLTFDEVTTYFHEFGHALHGLLSNVNYKSLAGTNVSRDFVELPSQIMENWAAEPEVLKMFAKHYKTGEVIPDAIIEKMKKAGTFNQGFATTEYLAASLLDMQYHTIEKPITTDINTFELTGMKNVGLFDAIIPRYRSTYFSHIFSGGYSAGYYSYIWSEVLDSDAFDAFKSTTLFNPEKAKLFRVNILEKGGTEDPAVLYRNFRGAEPKIEPLLNKRGLN; encoded by the coding sequence ATGAATAAAAAGACTTTTTTAATTTTAACTACTGTTATTGGGATGAGTGTTGCTTCATGTAAAAAAGAAAATACAGTGGCTACTTCAGGTCACGATAATCCGTTAATTGCGAATTGGGAAACTCCATATCAAACACCACCATTCGAATTAATTAAGAACGAACATTTTGAGCCTGCAATCCTTGAAGGTATTAAAGAACAACAAAAAGAAATCGATGCAATTGTTAATAGCAAAGAACCTGCAACTTTTGAAAATACGATTGTAGCTTTAGATAATTCAGGTGAGTTATTAGGACGTGTTGCTTCTGTTTTTTATAATTTAAGCAGTACAGATACAAATGATACGCTTCAGAAAATCGCTCAAGATTTAGCTCCGAAAATGTCAGAACATTCAGATAATATCAATTTGAATGAGAAGCTTTTTGAGCGTATTAAAAAAGTTTATAACGATTATAGTATCGGTGGAAACGAAAAACCTGTACTTACATCAGAACAAAAAATGTTGTTAGATAATACTTACAAACGTTTTGTTCGTAGTGGAGCAAATTTATCGGCTGCTGATAAAGATAAATTAAGAAAATTAAACAGTGAACTTTCATTACTTAATTTAAAATATGGCGATAATCTTTTAGCAGAAACCAATGCTTACGAATTGGTTATCGACAAAAAAGAAGATTTAGCTGGTTTACCAAACGAAATTATCGAAGCTGCTGCTGTTGAAGCAAAAGCAAAAGGTAAAGAAGGAAAATGGGTTTTTACGTTAAGTAATTCAAGTGTGATGCCGTTTTTACAATATTCGAGTAATCGTGGATTAAGACAACAAATTTGGAATGCTTACCAAAAACGTGGAAACAATGACAATGCTAACGACAACAAAGAGATTACTACAAAAATTGCTAATCTTAGAATGGAAAAAGCGCAACTTTTAGGTTATAAAAACCATGCAGCTTATGTGTTAGAAGAGAGTATGGCTAAAAATCCAGAAAATGTAAATGCATTATTAAATAAATTATGGTTGCCTGCATTAGAAAAAGCAAAGGTTGAAGCTTCTGATATTGCAGCAATGATGCGCAAAGAAGGAATTAATGAAGATGTGACTCCGGCAGATTGGCGTTATTATTCTGAAAAAATTCGTAAAGAACGTTTTGATTTAGACGAACAAGAAATGAAACCTTATTTCAGTATCGACCAAGTCCGAGATGGAGTTTTTAAAGTTACTGAAAATTTATACGGACTAAAGTTTAAAGAAGTTACTAATCTTCCAAAATATCACAACGAAGTAACCACTTGGGAAGTTACAGAAAAAGACGGAACTTTAATTGGTATTTTATATATGGATATGTTCCCTAGAGTTTCTAAACGCGGTGGCGCTTGGATGACCTCGTTCCGTGACCAAGAAATGCTTGATGGAAAACGTCGAATTCCGGTAATTTCAATTGTATGTAATTTCACTAAACCAACTGCAGATGCACCAGCTTTATTAACGTTTGATGAAGTTACGACTTATTTCCATGAATTTGGTCACGCGTTACATGGATTACTGTCTAACGTAAATTACAAAAGCTTAGCTGGAACAAATGTTTCAAGAGATTTTGTGGAGTTACCATCTCAGATTATGGAAAACTGGGCTGCTGAACCAGAAGTTTTAAAAATGTTTGCGAAACATTATAAAACAGGTGAAGTAATTCCGGATGCGATAATTGAAAAGATGAAAAAAGCTGGAACTTTTAACCAAGGTTTTGCGACTACAGAATATTTAGCAGCTTCGTTGTTAGACATGCAATATCACACGATTGAGAAGCCAATTACAACAGATATTAATACGTTTGAATTAACAGGAATGAAAAATGTTGGATTATTCGACGCGATTATTCCACGATACAGAAGTACGTATTTTAGCCATATTTTCTCAGGAGGATATTCGGCTGGATATTACAGCTACATTTGGAGTGAAGTTTTAGATTCGGATGCGTTTGATGCATTTAAATCAACTACGTTATTTAATCCAGAAAAAGCAAAACTTTTCAGAGTGAATATTTTAGAAAAAGGAGGAACTGAAGATCCTGCTGTTTTATACAGAAACTTCAGAGGTGCAGAACCTAAAATAGAACCGCTTTTAAACAAACGTGGTTTAAACTAA
- a CDS encoding YceI family protein, with protein MSTTKWNIDPTHTVIGFKVKHMMFTNVKGQFDDYHTDIHFSSDDFTNAKLDFTAKINSVNTNNKDRDAHLISPDFFDEAQYPELKFTSKSITGSGHNFKVTGDLKMHGVSNPVILDVEFSGEMKDPWGNTKTALNITGKISRKDWGLTYNSALETGGVLISDEVKLDIEIQLVKA; from the coding sequence ATGAGCACAACAAAATGGAACATTGACCCAACACACACTGTAATTGGTTTTAAAGTTAAACACATGATGTTTACAAATGTAAAAGGTCAGTTTGATGATTATCATACCGATATTCATTTTTCAAGCGATGATTTTACAAATGCAAAATTAGATTTTACTGCAAAAATCAATTCGGTAAACACAAACAATAAAGACAGAGATGCACATTTAATTAGTCCGGATTTCTTTGATGAAGCTCAATATCCTGAATTAAAATTTACATCAAAATCGATCACAGGCTCTGGTCATAATTTTAAAGTTACTGGCGATTTAAAAATGCACGGCGTTTCTAATCCAGTTATTTTAGACGTAGAATTTAGTGGAGAAATGAAAGACCCTTGGGGAAACACAAAAACAGCTTTAAATATTACAGGTAAAATTAGCCGAAAAGATTGGGGTTTAACCTATAATTCTGCTTTAGAAACAGGAGGCGTTTTAATTAGTGACGAAGTAAAACTTGATATTGAAATACAATTAGTAAAAGCATAA
- a CDS encoding pirin family protein: protein MKNYILHKANTRGEANHGWLHSFHTFSFAGYRNDERNNFGNLRVLNDDTVAAGMGFGAHPHDNMEIISIPLSGDLAHKDSIGSQEIIKQGDIQVMSAGTGITHSEYNANSDKEVKFLQIWLFPNKFDVTPRYDQMTFPDVRNELVQIISPNQDDAGLWIHQDAWFHLGKVDAGFETTYELKNPENGLYIFIIEGDVTIDDKELNKRDAVGITNAESVSIKANSTAEILLMEVPMKINY, encoded by the coding sequence ATGAAAAATTACATTCTACATAAAGCAAATACACGTGGTGAGGCAAATCACGGTTGGTTACATTCGTTTCATACGTTTAGTTTCGCAGGTTACAGAAACGATGAACGCAATAACTTTGGAAACCTTCGTGTTTTAAATGATGATACGGTCGCAGCCGGAATGGGTTTTGGTGCACATCCGCACGATAATATGGAAATTATTTCAATTCCACTTTCTGGAGATTTAGCTCATAAAGACAGTATTGGTTCGCAAGAAATCATCAAGCAAGGCGATATTCAAGTGATGAGCGCAGGAACTGGAATTACACATAGCGAATACAATGCTAACTCGGACAAAGAAGTGAAGTTTTTACAAATTTGGTTATTCCCAAATAAATTTGATGTAACGCCAAGATACGACCAAATGACTTTTCCTGATGTTAGAAATGAGTTGGTTCAGATTATTTCGCCAAATCAAGACGATGCTGGACTTTGGATTCATCAAGACGCTTGGTTTCATTTAGGTAAAGTCGATGCAGGTTTTGAAACAACTTATGAATTAAAAAATCCTGAAAATGGTTTATATATTTTCATCATCGAAGGCGACGTTACAATAGATGACAAAGAATTAAACAAACGTGATGCAGTCGGAATTACAAATGCTGAATCAGTATCAATCAAAGCAAATTCAACTGCTGAAATTTTATTGATGGAAGTACCAATGAAAATTAATTATTAA
- a CDS encoding Crp/Fnr family transcriptional regulator, with the protein MEDILLQNIAKHVSLTDDEKQIVLNQFESATYKTKTVLLEPGAIGDWAYFVKKGIVRNFTVDNNATEHVISFASPGWWVADMYSFLAGKPSHSYIEVVDDAEVYIISKEKQEQLYELVPKMERFFRILIENSLIANQQRLVDKLSLTAEERYENFTKKYPDVKNCLPQKHIASYIGVTPEFFSKMKSKLLKKK; encoded by the coding sequence ATGGAAGATATTCTTTTACAAAATATAGCAAAACATGTTTCGTTAACTGATGACGAAAAGCAAATCGTATTAAATCAATTTGAATCTGCAACTTACAAAACGAAAACCGTTTTGTTAGAACCTGGAGCAATTGGTGATTGGGCTTATTTTGTAAAAAAAGGAATCGTCCGAAATTTTACAGTTGACAATAATGCAACTGAACATGTGATTTCTTTTGCAAGTCCGGGATGGTGGGTTGCAGATATGTATAGTTTTTTGGCTGGCAAACCAAGTCATTCGTACATTGAAGTGGTTGATGATGCCGAAGTTTATATCATCTCCAAAGAAAAACAAGAGCAACTTTATGAGTTGGTTCCTAAAATGGAACGTTTCTTTAGAATCTTAATTGAGAATTCTTTAATTGCTAATCAACAACGATTGGTTGATAAATTGTCGTTAACTGCCGAAGAGCGATATGAGAATTTTACTAAAAAATATCCCGATGTAAAAAATTGTCTTCCGCAAAAACACATCGCTTCATATATAGGAGTAACACCCGAATTCTTTAGTAAAATGAAAAGCAAACTACTTAAGAAAAAATAA